One region of Anaeromyxobacter paludicola genomic DNA includes:
- the hslV gene encoding ATP-dependent protease subunit HslV — MFHGTTVLCVRREGRVVLAGDGQVTLDKTVMKSTARKVRRLAEGQVLAGFAGATADAFQLFELFEKKLKEHARSLPRASVELAKQWRTDRFLRKLEALLVVADRDHTLVLSGAGDVIEPDEVPGGGVAAVGSGAPYALAAARALLAHSSLPARQVAEEALKLAAEICIYTNTHLTFEEL; from the coding sequence ATGTTCCACGGGACGACGGTGCTCTGCGTGCGCCGCGAGGGCCGGGTGGTGCTCGCCGGCGACGGGCAGGTCACGCTCGACAAGACGGTGATGAAGTCCACGGCCCGGAAGGTCCGGCGGCTCGCGGAGGGGCAGGTGCTGGCCGGCTTCGCCGGCGCGACCGCGGACGCCTTCCAGCTCTTCGAGCTCTTCGAGAAGAAGCTGAAGGAGCACGCCCGCTCGCTGCCGCGGGCCTCGGTCGAGCTCGCGAAGCAGTGGCGCACCGACCGCTTCCTGCGCAAGCTCGAGGCCCTGCTCGTCGTCGCCGACCGCGACCACACGCTCGTGCTCTCCGGCGCGGGCGACGTCATCGAGCCCGACGAGGTGCCGGGCGGCGGCGTGGCGGCGGTCGGCTCCGGCGCCCCCTACGCGCTCGCCGCGGCCCGCGCGCTGCTCGCCCACTCGAGCCTCCCGGCGCGGCAGGTGGCGGAGGAGGCGCTCAAGCTGGCGGCCGAGATCTGCATCTACACCAACACCCACCTCACCTTCGAGGAGCTCTAG
- the xerC gene encoding tyrosine recombinase XerC, producing MADAATLPPELQGFLAHLETERRASPRTAKAYLVDLSQFAAYLAELGLPAARATPAVVRGFLARITGSCGPVSVARKLSALRTLYRYLVREGLAEANPARAVASPKRPKNLPTVLPEEEVAALVETPTRRAAGEEPASAPLALRDRAFLELLYGSGLRVAELCGLDLPDLDLGEGLVRVLGKRRKERIVPFGAEARGALRRYLDEVRPALAAGKDHAGGARRAVFLNYRGGRLSTRSVARRLDGWVLASGLPRHVHPHVLRHCFATHLLGNGADLRAIQELLGHASLSTTQRYTHLDWKRLAEVYDQAHPRAKA from the coding sequence ATGGCCGACGCCGCCACGCTCCCGCCCGAGCTGCAGGGCTTCCTGGCGCACCTCGAGACCGAGCGGCGCGCCTCGCCCCGGACGGCGAAGGCCTACCTCGTCGATCTCTCGCAGTTCGCCGCCTACCTCGCCGAGCTGGGGCTCCCGGCCGCGCGCGCCACCCCCGCCGTCGTGCGCGGGTTCCTGGCCCGGATCACCGGGAGCTGCGGCCCGGTGAGCGTCGCCCGCAAGCTCTCCGCGCTCCGGACCCTCTACCGCTACCTCGTCCGCGAGGGGCTCGCCGAGGCCAACCCGGCCCGCGCCGTCGCCTCGCCGAAGCGCCCCAAGAACCTCCCGACCGTGCTGCCGGAGGAGGAGGTGGCCGCGCTGGTCGAGACGCCCACCCGCCGCGCCGCGGGCGAGGAGCCGGCCTCGGCCCCGCTGGCGCTGCGCGACCGCGCCTTCCTCGAGCTGCTCTACGGCTCCGGGCTCCGCGTCGCCGAGCTGTGCGGCCTCGACCTCCCCGACCTCGACCTGGGCGAGGGGCTGGTGCGGGTGCTCGGCAAGCGGCGCAAGGAGCGGATCGTCCCCTTCGGCGCCGAGGCCCGCGGGGCGCTGCGGCGGTACCTCGACGAGGTCCGCCCGGCGCTCGCGGCCGGCAAGGACCACGCGGGCGGCGCGCGGCGCGCCGTCTTCCTCAACTACCGGGGCGGGCGGCTCTCGACCCGCTCGGTGGCGCGAAGGCTCGACGGCTGGGTGCTCGCGAGCGGTCTGCCGCGCCACGTCCACCCGCACGTGCTCCGCCACTGCTTCGCCACCCACCTCCTCGGGAACGGCGCCGACCTGCGCGCCATCCAGGAGCTCCTCGGGCACGCCTCCCTCTCCACGACCCAGCGCTACACCCACCTCGACTGGAAGCGGCTCGCCGAGGTCTACGACCAGGCCCACCCGCGCGCCAAGGCGTGA
- the trmFO gene encoding methylenetetrahydrofolate--tRNA-(uracil(54)-C(5))-methyltransferase (FADH(2)-oxidizing) TrmFO, with the protein MADRRVTVIGGGLAGSEAAAVLAAAGVEVELLEMKPGRRSPAHHLPGLAELVCSNSLRSDNPHNAVGLLHEELRRLGSLVLRCADETRVPAGDALAVDRERFSARVTERLRATPGVAVVEREAAALPEGPGLALVATGPLTADALAGDVERACGGGLAFYDAIAPIVSADSIDMAIAYRKSRYDKGEGADYLNLPLDEPQYRAFVAALLEGEKVAAHGFEEPRYFEGCLPIEVMAERGPEVLAYGPMKPVGLEDPRTGRRPYAVVQLRREDVAGTAWNLVGFQTRLTWPAQQRIFREHLPGLARAEFLRLGQIHRNTFLDAPRLLAPDLSLRARPHLFFAGQMTGVEGYVESAACGHLAARAILDRLDGRDFRPPPPETAVGALHRHLTGEAHPPGTPYQPSNVIFALFPPLQGRFRGKQARKEGYAARAREALGAWL; encoded by the coding sequence ATGGCTGACAGGCGCGTGACGGTGATCGGCGGCGGGCTCGCCGGGAGCGAGGCCGCGGCGGTGCTGGCGGCGGCGGGGGTCGAGGTCGAGCTCCTCGAGATGAAGCCCGGCCGGCGCTCCCCGGCGCACCACCTGCCCGGCCTCGCCGAGCTGGTCTGCTCGAACTCCCTCCGCTCGGACAACCCGCACAACGCGGTCGGGCTCCTGCACGAGGAGCTGCGCCGGCTCGGGAGCCTGGTGCTCCGCTGCGCCGACGAGACGCGCGTCCCCGCCGGCGACGCCCTGGCGGTGGATCGCGAGCGGTTCAGCGCGCGCGTCACCGAGCGGCTCCGCGCCACGCCCGGCGTCGCCGTGGTGGAGCGCGAGGCGGCCGCGCTCCCCGAGGGGCCCGGCCTCGCGCTGGTGGCCACCGGGCCGCTCACCGCCGACGCCCTCGCGGGCGACGTCGAGCGGGCCTGCGGCGGCGGGCTCGCCTTCTACGACGCCATCGCCCCCATCGTCTCCGCCGACTCCATCGACATGGCGATCGCCTACCGGAAGAGCCGGTACGACAAGGGCGAGGGGGCCGACTACCTCAACCTGCCGCTCGACGAGCCGCAGTACCGCGCCTTCGTCGCCGCGCTCCTCGAGGGCGAGAAGGTCGCGGCGCACGGCTTCGAGGAGCCGCGCTACTTCGAGGGCTGCCTGCCGATCGAGGTGATGGCCGAGCGCGGGCCGGAGGTGCTCGCCTACGGGCCCATGAAGCCGGTCGGGCTCGAGGACCCCCGCACCGGGCGGCGCCCGTACGCCGTGGTGCAGCTCCGGCGCGAGGACGTGGCCGGGACCGCCTGGAACCTGGTCGGCTTCCAGACCCGGCTCACCTGGCCGGCGCAGCAGCGGATCTTCCGCGAGCACCTGCCGGGCCTCGCCCGGGCGGAGTTCCTCCGCCTCGGCCAGATCCACCGCAACACCTTCCTCGACGCCCCGCGCCTGCTCGCGCCCGACCTCTCGCTCCGGGCCCGCCCGCACCTCTTCTTCGCCGGGCAGATGACCGGCGTGGAGGGCTACGTGGAGTCGGCGGCCTGCGGCCACCTCGCGGCCCGCGCCATCCTCGACCGGCTCGACGGCCGCGACTTCCGGCCGCCGCCGCCCGAGACCGCCGTCGGGGCCCTGCACCGCCACCTCACCGGCGAGGCCCACCCCCCGGGGACCCCGTACCAGCCGAGCAACGTGATCTTCGCGCTCTTCCCGCCGCTGCAGGGCCGGTTCCGCGGGAAGCAGGCGCGCAAGGAGGGCTACGCGGCCCGCGCTCGCGAGGCGCTCGGGGCCTGGCTCTAG
- a CDS encoding TraR/DksA family transcriptional regulator, translating into MKRHLHRRRSQILETSRRAHAELDALRSAERDPEFEEGAQNEHAQYTLTALTDVHRREIAAIDAALARMESGAYGVCLDCESEIDPKRLHALPYALRCADCATRLERGLVAETVGPTL; encoded by the coding sequence ATGAAGCGTCACCTCCATCGACGCCGCAGCCAGATCCTGGAGACGAGCCGGCGCGCCCACGCCGAGCTCGACGCCCTGCGGAGCGCGGAGCGGGATCCGGAGTTCGAGGAGGGGGCGCAGAACGAGCACGCCCAGTACACGCTCACCGCCCTCACCGACGTGCACCGGCGGGAGATCGCCGCCATCGACGCGGCCCTCGCGCGCATGGAGAGCGGGGCCTACGGCGTCTGCCTCGACTGCGAGAGCGAGATCGACCCGAAGCGGCTGCACGCCCTGCCCTACGCCCTGCGCTGCGCCGACTGCGCGACGCGCCTCGAGCGGGGCCTGGTGGCCGAGACGGTGGGGCCCACGCTGTAG
- a CDS encoding ExbD/TolR family protein, translating to MTTPLATAAPKTDRARERARLRRERRKARERAGEIKELNITAMMDMMTIILVFLLKSYSASALNVNQTEALKLAQSTTQLAPQDNINVTISLEEVAVNDRPAVKVQDGVIPAAAKDGRADAHLVPAVLQSLRREVEKQKYIARYNPKAPFTGRVNVIADRRIPYRTVMDVLYTAGQAELGEYKLMVMKGE from the coding sequence ATGACCACGCCCCTCGCGACCGCCGCCCCGAAGACCGATCGCGCCCGCGAGCGCGCCCGGCTGCGCCGCGAGCGCCGCAAGGCCCGCGAGCGCGCCGGGGAGATCAAGGAGCTCAACATCACCGCGATGATGGACATGATGACCATCATCCTGGTGTTCCTGCTCAAGAGCTACTCGGCCTCGGCGCTCAACGTGAACCAGACCGAGGCCCTCAAGCTGGCGCAGTCCACCACCCAGCTCGCGCCGCAGGACAACATCAACGTCACCATCTCGCTCGAGGAGGTGGCGGTGAACGACCGGCCGGCGGTGAAGGTGCAGGACGGCGTCATCCCGGCGGCGGCGAAGGACGGCCGCGCCGACGCCCACCTCGTCCCCGCGGTGCTCCAGTCGCTCCGCCGCGAGGTGGAGAAGCAGAAGTACATCGCCCGCTACAACCCGAAGGCGCCGTTCACCGGGCGCGTGAACGTGATCGCCGACCGGCGCATCCCGTACCGCACCGTGATGGACGTGCTCTACACGGCCGGCCAGGCCGAGCTCGGCGAGTACAAGCTGATGGTGATGAAGGGCGAGTAG
- a CDS encoding ExbD/TolR family protein, which yields MRRRIREQEEAGELNIVPYLDIVTNLVMFMLLSMTGLVSLGVLNVSAPRIGGESAALQGAEQPKLLLTVAISRQGFYIASAGGALEGLEKSIDAARAPTVARKPDGAYDYAALAEHMKRIKARFPKETNLILSADGEVPYEVLVQTMDACRELRGAAAEGAQDRKLFPDVSLSILG from the coding sequence ATGCGCCGGCGGATCCGGGAGCAGGAGGAGGCGGGCGAGCTCAACATCGTCCCGTACCTCGACATCGTCACGAACCTCGTGATGTTCATGCTGCTCAGCATGACCGGGCTCGTGAGCCTCGGCGTGCTCAACGTCTCCGCGCCGCGGATCGGCGGCGAGAGCGCCGCGCTCCAGGGCGCGGAGCAGCCGAAGCTGCTGCTCACGGTCGCCATCTCCCGGCAGGGCTTCTACATCGCCAGCGCCGGCGGGGCGCTCGAGGGGCTGGAGAAGTCGATCGACGCGGCCCGCGCGCCGACCGTGGCCCGCAAGCCCGACGGCGCCTACGACTACGCCGCGCTCGCCGAGCACATGAAGCGCATCAAGGCGCGCTTCCCCAAGGAGACGAACCTCATCCTCTCCGCCGACGGCGAGGTCCCCTACGAGGTGCTGGTCCAGACCATGGACGCCTGCCGCGAACTCCGCGGCGCGGCGGCCGAGGGCGCCCAGGACCGCAAGCTCTTCCCCGACGTGTCGCTGTCGATCCTGGGCTGA
- a CDS encoding MotA/TolQ/ExbB proton channel family protein, whose product MIQHLADFFREGGPFMFVNLVASAVAVAVIVERFVALGFKLNVDAGPFVGKVVEDVRAGRVAAAEQFAAAAGKAPLAAVLRSGLAAHQRGEDVAGALEEAVLDATPLVSKRISSLWSLANIATLLGLIGTITGLIGTFKSLGAASPEMKQLMLSRGISEAMNNTAFGLGIAVTCIVAHLMLTSKSKAMVEEIEASALKLENALAAAPAVQARGA is encoded by the coding sequence ATGATCCAGCACCTGGCCGATTTCTTCCGCGAAGGCGGACCGTTCATGTTCGTGAACCTGGTCGCCTCGGCGGTGGCCGTGGCCGTCATCGTGGAGCGCTTCGTGGCGCTCGGGTTCAAGCTGAACGTCGACGCCGGGCCGTTCGTCGGCAAGGTGGTCGAGGACGTCCGGGCCGGGCGGGTCGCCGCGGCCGAGCAGTTCGCGGCCGCCGCCGGAAAGGCCCCGCTCGCCGCGGTGCTCCGGTCCGGCCTCGCCGCCCACCAGCGCGGCGAGGACGTCGCCGGCGCGCTCGAGGAGGCGGTCCTCGACGCCACCCCGCTCGTCTCGAAGCGCATCTCCTCGCTCTGGTCGCTCGCCAACATCGCGACGCTGCTCGGCCTCATCGGCACCATCACCGGCCTCATCGGCACCTTCAAGTCGCTCGGCGCCGCCAGCCCCGAGATGAAGCAGCTCATGCTCTCCCGCGGCATCTCGGAGGCCATGAACAACACCGCCTTCGGCCTCGGCATCGCGGTGACCTGCATCGTGGCCCACCTCATGCTCACCTCGAAGTCGAAGGCGATGGTCGAGGAGATCGAGGCGTCGGCGCTCAAGCTCGAGAACGCCCTGGCGGCCGCGCCCGCGGTCCAGGCCCGCGGCGCCTAG
- the topA gene encoding type I DNA topoisomerase, translating to MTTKTDSLVEAPKKKSAPKARKPAAKGAAALGGPSLVIVESPAKAKTIKKYLGRSYDVKASVGHVKDLPKSKIGVDVEHGFQPEYDVIKGKAKVLSDIKKAAKKAERVFIATDPDREGEAIAWHISEELGAEGGDERVRRVLFNEITKNAIQKAIQAPIDLDRKKFDSQQARRILDRLVGYQISPILWKKVRRGLSAGRVQSVAVRLVVEREREIQAFVPEEYWSLEADLAAALPPEFRARLAKLDGKKAELKEGETTRALVKELDGAAFQVATVEKKERRRNPPPPFTTAKLQQEAANRLGFTAKKTMTLAQRLYEGVELGDEGAVGLITYMRTDSVRLSTEAVDAVRVHIGERYGKDLLPAEPNVYKTKQKAAQEAHEAVRPTSLDWTPERVAGYFDEMGERDMFRLYELIWNRFVACQMIPAVYDQTTADIAAGRATFRATGSVLKNPGYLAVYGAQRPEDEAGAAPEESAGEGDEKDKNAEKLLPPLEAGQALQLRKLLPEQHFTQPPPRFNESSIIKELEERGIGRPSTYAAILSTIQEKQYVEKVEKVFKPTELGNVVTDELVRAFPREMEVTFTAGMEEKLDEIEEGNLQWQAVLGDFYVGFKEDLAKAEVQMRDVKRQETPTEHACEKCGKPMVIKWGRMGEFLACSGYPECRNTMNFKRDGEQIVPEKEEEITTDEKCPTCGAPMVVKKGRFGRFLACSKYPECKTSRPISIGVSCPKGCGGYISERRSKRGRTFYGCSSYPSCDFVSWDRPRNEPCPTCGSAFLVEKYSKKDGPFIACPNKECDYRRAKDEPARSTAGG from the coding sequence ATGACGACCAAGACCGACAGCCTCGTCGAAGCCCCCAAGAAGAAGAGCGCCCCCAAGGCCAGGAAGCCGGCCGCGAAGGGCGCCGCCGCCCTGGGCGGACCGAGCCTGGTCATCGTGGAGTCCCCCGCGAAGGCCAAGACCATCAAGAAGTACCTGGGGCGCTCCTACGACGTGAAGGCGTCGGTGGGCCACGTGAAGGACCTGCCGAAGTCGAAGATCGGCGTGGACGTCGAGCACGGCTTCCAGCCCGAGTACGACGTCATCAAGGGCAAGGCCAAGGTCCTCTCCGACATCAAGAAGGCGGCCAAGAAGGCGGAGCGGGTCTTCATCGCGACCGACCCCGATCGCGAGGGCGAGGCGATCGCCTGGCACATCTCGGAGGAGCTCGGCGCGGAGGGCGGCGACGAGCGCGTGCGCCGGGTGCTCTTCAACGAGATCACCAAGAACGCGATCCAGAAGGCCATCCAGGCCCCCATCGACCTCGACCGCAAGAAGTTCGACTCGCAGCAGGCCCGCCGGATCCTCGACCGGCTCGTCGGCTACCAGATCAGCCCCATCCTCTGGAAGAAGGTGCGCCGGGGCCTCTCGGCGGGGCGCGTCCAGTCGGTGGCGGTGCGCCTGGTGGTGGAGCGCGAGCGCGAGATCCAGGCGTTCGTCCCCGAGGAGTACTGGAGCCTCGAGGCCGACCTCGCGGCGGCCCTGCCGCCCGAGTTCCGGGCCAGGCTCGCCAAGCTCGACGGCAAGAAGGCGGAGCTGAAGGAGGGCGAGACCACCCGGGCGCTGGTGAAGGAGCTCGACGGCGCGGCCTTCCAGGTCGCCACCGTGGAGAAGAAGGAGCGCCGGCGCAACCCGCCGCCCCCCTTCACCACCGCCAAGCTGCAGCAGGAGGCGGCCAACCGGCTCGGCTTCACCGCCAAGAAGACCATGACGCTCGCGCAGCGGCTCTACGAAGGCGTGGAGCTGGGCGACGAGGGCGCGGTCGGCCTCATCACCTACATGCGCACCGACTCGGTGCGGCTCTCCACCGAGGCGGTGGACGCGGTCCGCGTCCACATCGGCGAGCGCTACGGCAAGGACCTGCTCCCGGCCGAGCCGAACGTCTACAAGACGAAGCAGAAGGCGGCCCAGGAGGCCCACGAGGCGGTGCGCCCGACCTCGCTCGACTGGACCCCGGAGCGCGTGGCCGGCTACTTCGACGAGATGGGCGAGCGGGACATGTTCCGGCTCTACGAGCTCATCTGGAACCGCTTCGTCGCCTGCCAGATGATCCCGGCGGTCTACGACCAGACCACCGCCGACATCGCCGCCGGCCGCGCCACCTTCCGCGCCACGGGCTCGGTGCTCAAGAACCCGGGGTACCTCGCCGTCTACGGCGCGCAGCGCCCCGAGGACGAGGCCGGCGCCGCCCCCGAGGAGAGCGCCGGGGAGGGCGACGAGAAGGACAAGAACGCCGAGAAGCTGCTGCCGCCGCTCGAGGCGGGCCAGGCGCTCCAGCTCCGGAAGCTCCTCCCCGAGCAGCACTTCACCCAGCCGCCCCCGCGCTTCAACGAGTCCTCCATCATCAAGGAGCTCGAGGAGCGGGGCATCGGCCGCCCGTCCACCTACGCCGCCATCCTCTCCACCATCCAGGAGAAGCAGTACGTGGAGAAGGTGGAGAAGGTCTTCAAGCCCACCGAGCTCGGCAACGTGGTCACCGACGAGCTGGTGCGCGCCTTCCCGCGCGAGATGGAGGTCACCTTCACCGCCGGGATGGAGGAGAAGCTCGACGAGATCGAGGAGGGCAACCTGCAGTGGCAGGCGGTCCTCGGCGACTTCTACGTGGGCTTCAAGGAGGACCTCGCCAAGGCCGAGGTCCAGATGCGCGACGTGAAGCGGCAGGAGACGCCGACCGAGCACGCCTGCGAGAAGTGCGGCAAGCCGATGGTCATCAAGTGGGGCCGCATGGGCGAGTTCCTCGCCTGCTCCGGCTACCCGGAGTGCCGCAACACCATGAACTTCAAGCGGGACGGCGAGCAGATCGTCCCCGAGAAGGAGGAGGAGATCACCACCGACGAGAAGTGCCCGACCTGCGGCGCTCCGATGGTGGTGAAGAAGGGCCGCTTCGGCCGCTTCCTCGCCTGCTCCAAGTACCCCGAGTGCAAGACCTCGCGCCCCATCAGCATCGGCGTGTCCTGCCCGAAGGGCTGCGGCGGCTACATCAGCGAGCGCCGCTCCAAGCGCGGCCGGACCTTCTACGGCTGCTCCTCGTACCCGTCCTGCGACTTCGTCTCCTGGGACCGGCCGCGGAACGAGCCGTGCCCGACCTGCGGGAGCGCCTTCCTGGTCGAGAAGTACTCGAAGAAGGACGGCCCGTTCATCGCCTGCCCGAACAAGGAGTGCGACTACCGGCGGGCCAAGGACGAGCCGGCGCGCTCCACGGCCGGGGGCTAG
- the dprA gene encoding DNA-processing protein DprA produces the protein MGDARTILRDDPGFPARLRDVPGAPAWLRVRGELGPAAARRVAVVGSRHSDEYGLAMARALGRDLARAGATVVSGGADGVDAAAHEGALAAGGHTVAVLGCGVDVVYPPHHAGLFDRILAGGGALCSEYADGAHPARSTFPQRNRIVSGMSEAVVVVRCRARSGALITAACARRQGVPLFAVPGQVGDPLAEGPLGLLRDGARVATSARDVLAVLGIAAQLPLVPPAPRAAPPLPPDETALLAALGAAPRHAEQVATAAGLLPGAALAGLLSLELQGLCEQRPGNYFLRREDGSA, from the coding sequence ATGGGGGACGCCCGCACCATCCTGCGCGACGATCCCGGCTTCCCGGCACGGCTCCGGGACGTCCCGGGGGCGCCGGCGTGGCTGCGGGTCCGGGGTGAGCTCGGCCCCGCGGCGGCGCGCCGGGTGGCCGTGGTCGGCTCCCGGCACTCGGACGAGTACGGGCTCGCCATGGCCCGCGCCCTCGGGCGCGACCTCGCCCGGGCGGGCGCCACCGTCGTCTCGGGCGGCGCCGACGGCGTGGACGCGGCCGCCCACGAGGGCGCGCTCGCGGCCGGCGGCCACACCGTCGCGGTCCTCGGGTGCGGCGTGGACGTGGTCTACCCGCCGCACCACGCCGGCCTCTTCGACCGGATCCTGGCGGGCGGCGGCGCCCTCTGCTCCGAGTACGCCGACGGCGCCCACCCGGCGCGGTCCACCTTCCCGCAGCGAAACCGGATCGTGAGCGGCATGAGCGAGGCGGTGGTGGTGGTCCGCTGCCGCGCCCGGAGCGGCGCCCTCATCACCGCCGCCTGCGCTCGCCGGCAGGGGGTGCCGCTGTTCGCGGTCCCCGGGCAGGTGGGCGACCCGCTCGCCGAGGGCCCGCTCGGGCTGCTGCGCGACGGGGCCCGGGTCGCCACCTCGGCCCGCGACGTCCTCGCCGTCCTCGGCATCGCCGCGCAGCTGCCGCTCGTCCCGCCCGCGCCGCGCGCCGCGCCGCCGCTCCCGCCCGACGAGACCGCGCTCCTCGCCGCGCTCGGGGCCGCGCCGCGCCACGCCGAGCAGGTCGCGACCGCGGCCGGGCTCCTGCCGGGGGCCGCCCTCGCCGGGCTGCTCTCGCTCGAGCTCCAGGGGCTTTGCGAGCAGCGGCCCGGAAACTACTTTCTGCGCCGCGAAGACGGCAGCGCCTAG
- a CDS encoding LysM peptidoglycan-binding domain-containing protein — protein sequence MSPSRTIALLALVPAVALAQTQALDAARKAGAVQAAGTARHTRAADAALAEEAGGQKGKPGDGSLDLGRAAEKLESGEVSAVEVAGAPAADVADKHTVQKGDTLWDITGKYLQDPYAWPKVWSYNPEIANPHRINPGQEIRLGPAGKPAAAPAAPEVAEDAPARETEDLSKGDLRMPEMANDDVKVVGPYKIGLAPVSGRAVRRDTFITKKELEQSGSITSAFEEKFLLSTDDRAYVRFSHEGAVQPGQRYLVFEPGLQVLHPVTRQPFGLRTSIIGTAQVLSMDGPVATVRIASAYGPIERGALVAPYADRLTGRVVEKANRAAVKGVIVAAQLDDTTQIGNNEFVFVDKGTTDGVEDGNVFTVVRNGDPVNVRTVQQLDRKPLPDEVVGSLVVVDAREHSSTALVTRTVLELVVGDRVEMRVPATAQSGAGSN from the coding sequence ATGAGCCCGAGCCGCACGATCGCACTCCTCGCCCTCGTCCCGGCGGTGGCGCTCGCACAGACGCAAGCCCTCGACGCGGCCCGCAAGGCGGGCGCGGTCCAGGCGGCGGGGACGGCGCGCCATACGCGGGCCGCCGACGCGGCGCTCGCAGAGGAGGCCGGCGGCCAGAAGGGCAAGCCGGGCGACGGGAGCCTCGACCTGGGGCGCGCCGCGGAGAAGCTCGAGTCGGGCGAGGTCTCCGCCGTCGAGGTGGCGGGCGCGCCCGCCGCCGACGTCGCCGACAAGCACACCGTCCAGAAGGGCGACACCCTCTGGGACATCACCGGCAAGTACCTCCAGGACCCCTACGCCTGGCCGAAGGTCTGGTCCTACAACCCGGAGATCGCGAACCCGCACCGGATCAACCCCGGGCAGGAGATCCGGCTCGGTCCGGCGGGCAAGCCGGCGGCCGCGCCGGCGGCGCCGGAGGTGGCCGAGGACGCGCCGGCGCGCGAGACCGAGGACCTCTCCAAGGGCGACCTCCGCATGCCGGAGATGGCGAACGACGACGTGAAGGTCGTCGGCCCGTACAAGATCGGGCTCGCCCCGGTGAGCGGGCGGGCCGTCCGTCGCGACACCTTCATCACCAAGAAGGAGCTCGAGCAGTCCGGGTCGATCACCTCCGCCTTCGAGGAGAAGTTCCTCCTCTCGACCGACGACCGGGCCTACGTCCGGTTCTCGCACGAGGGGGCGGTCCAGCCCGGGCAGCGCTACCTCGTCTTCGAGCCGGGCCTGCAGGTGCTCCACCCGGTGACCCGGCAGCCCTTCGGCCTGCGCACGTCGATCATCGGCACCGCGCAGGTGCTCTCCATGGACGGCCCCGTCGCCACGGTCCGCATCGCCAGCGCCTACGGCCCCATCGAGCGCGGCGCGCTCGTCGCCCCCTACGCCGACCGGCTCACCGGGCGCGTGGTCGAGAAGGCGAACCGCGCCGCCGTGAAGGGCGTGATCGTCGCGGCGCAGCTCGACGACACCACCCAGATCGGCAACAACGAGTTCGTCTTCGTGGACAAGGGCACCACCGACGGCGTCGAGGACGGGAACGTCTTCACCGTGGTCCGCAACGGCGACCCGGTGAACGTGCGCACCGTCCAGCAGCTCGACCGCAAGCCGCTGCCCGACGAGGTGGTCGGGAGCCTGGTCGTGGTGGACGCGCGCGAGCACTCCTCGACCGCGCTCGTCACCCGCACCGTGCTCGAGCTGGTGGTCGGCGACCGGGTGGAGATGCGGGTGCCCGCGACCGCCCAGTCGGGCGCCGGCTCCAACTGA
- the pgeF gene encoding peptidoglycan editing factor PgeF, with protein sequence MEIVKSRLLAAFPHGFTTRDGGASAPPYDALNLGGGVGDDPAAVAGNWARLGRETGLRFARVDQVHGARVVVEPDPDAPREPADAVVSRRRGLAACVSVADCVPVLLADPETGAVAAAHAGWRGTLARIAAETAATLSRLTGTPVGSLRAAVGPSIGRCCYEVSPDLADRFTGAFGAGVVAQAETPHLDLWQANVQALVALGLRPENVEVLGLCTACDRRRFFSHRRDAGRTGRQAGFIAPLP encoded by the coding sequence ATGGAGATCGTGAAGAGCCGCCTGCTCGCCGCCTTCCCGCACGGCTTCACCACGCGCGACGGCGGCGCCTCCGCGCCTCCCTACGACGCGCTCAACCTCGGCGGCGGGGTCGGGGACGACCCGGCGGCCGTCGCCGGGAACTGGGCCCGGCTCGGGCGCGAGACGGGCCTGCGCTTCGCCCGCGTCGATCAGGTCCACGGCGCGCGGGTGGTGGTCGAGCCGGATCCGGACGCGCCGCGCGAGCCGGCCGACGCGGTGGTCTCGAGGCGCCGGGGGCTCGCCGCCTGCGTCTCGGTCGCCGACTGCGTCCCGGTGCTCCTCGCGGACCCGGAGACGGGCGCGGTGGCGGCGGCGCACGCCGGCTGGCGCGGCACCCTGGCGCGGATCGCGGCCGAGACGGCGGCGACCCTTTCGCGCCTGACCGGGACCCCCGTGGGATCGCTGCGGGCGGCGGTCGGGCCTTCGATCGGGCGCTGCTGCTACGAGGTCTCTCCCGACCTGGCCGATCGCTTCACCGGCGCGTTCGGGGCCGGGGTGGTCGCGCAGGCCGAAACCCCGCACCTCGATCTCTGGCAGGCGAACGTGCAGGCGCTCGTCGCCCTCGGCCTCCGTCCGGAAAACGTCGAGGTTCTCGGCCTCTGCACGGCGTGCGACCGGCGCCGCTTCTTCTCTCACCGGCGCGACGCGGGACGGACCGGGCGGCAGGCCGGCTTCATCGCCCCCCTTCCTTGA